The nucleotide window ACTTCACGAGCTGCTTCGATTTCTTTATCACTTCCTTTACGACTTCAGGGGTGAGCCTGGTGTCGTCCTTTATGCCCGCCTTCCTTTTCACCTCGTCGAATATGTGCTCGAACTCCTCCTTGTCTATTCCCAGGACGACGTCCGAGAACATCTGGACGAGCCTTCTATAGGCGTCCCACACGAACAGCGGGTTATCGGTCTTCCGCGAAAGCCTTTCGGCCGTCTCGTCGTTGAGCCCGAGGTTAAGTATCGTATCCATCATTCCCGGCATGGAGAACTTCGCCCCCGAGCGGACCGAAACGAGAAGAGGGTTGTCCGGGTCGCCGAACTTCTTGTCTATCAGCTTTTCGAACTTCCCGAGGTTCTGCTCTATCTCCTTTACGATCCCCGCCGGCAGCTTCCCGCCGTTATCGTAGAATTCCTTGCACGCTTCGGTGCTTATCGTGAATCCCGGAGGCACGGGTATGCCTATCCTGGTCATCTCGGCCAGGCCGGCGCCCTTGCCGCCGAGGAGGTCCTTCATATCCCCCTTTCCTTCAGCCTTTCCGTTTCCGAATAGATATACGAATTTCTTCATTGCCGCTTCCTTCTGGTATAGAGTTTGATTTTAAGCCCTGTGGTTAATCCATAGTTTTCTCTTTTACGTGCTCAGCTTCGAGAAATCGGCTATCGTGAAAAAGAGCTCCCTGATTTCCCCGAGCATCGAAAGCCTGTTCCGTTTCAAATCCTCGTTCTTGTCCATGACCATCACGTTGTCGAAGAACCTGTCGACGGGCTCCTTGAGGTTCTTCATAACGGCCAGTGCGCCTTTATAATCCCTTTCGGCTATCCTTTCCCCGGCCCCGCTCCGCGCGGACTCGAAAGAAGTAAAGAGCTCCCTTTCGACGGGCTCCGCGAAAAGCGCTTCGCTCACTTCGCCCGCGGGTTGCCCCTTTACGATATTCACGACGCGCTTGAATGCAATACCGAGCGATTCGAAATCCGGGGCGCTCCTGAATTCCGCGAGCGCCTCTATCTTTCTCCTGGTCTCGACCATGTCGCCGAACCCCGCGCTTATAACTGCATCAACGACGTCCTGCGGAAAGCCGTCCGCGATCATGAGGTTCCGGAACCTCTCCCTCACGAAATCCATTATCCCGCCGAGGGTCTCGTCCCCCTTCCCGCCGAACTTCCCTCCTGCGCGGTCCTCTATCGCCCTTATCCCGGCCCTGAAAAGGGCCTCCGGGTCGAGGGCGAATCCTTTTTCGAGAACTATATTTATTATTCCTATCGCCTGCCGCCTGAGCGCGTAGGGGTCCGAAGCCCCCGTCGGCACTAGGCCGGCAATGAAGCACGCCGATATCGTGTCGGCCTTGTCGGCGATGCTGAGTATCGATCCCGTAATCGTCTCCGGGAGGTCCCCTGCGCGCGAGGTCGGCATGTACTGCTCTTCTATCGCCCTCGCTACTTCCTCTTTTTCGCCGGCGAGCCTCGCGTAGTATTTCCCCATGATGCCCTGGAGCTCCGGGAACTCGAAGACCATCTGCGTCGCGAGGTCGGCCTTCGACAGCTCGGCCGCGCGCACTGCATCGGCGGCCGCCTCTTCGTGCCCGATCGATTCCGCTATCGCTCCGGCGAGCTCTTTCAGCCTTTCGGTCTTGTCGTAATAGCTTCCGATCTCCGAGAGGAAAACCATTCCCTTGAGCTTTTCGAGGCATGATTCGAGCCCCGTGTTCCTGTCTTCGTCGTAAAAGAACCTCGCGTCGGTGAACCTCGCCCTTATGACCCTCTCGTTGCCTTTCGAAACGACGCCGCTGTCTTTAACCCTGGTTCCCGAAACGAATATAAAATGCGGAAGGAGCTTCTCCGGCTCCGCCTTTGAGAATACCGCGAAATATTTTTGGTGGTTCTTCATAACGCTTATGAGAACCTCTTTCGGGAGCTCGAGGAAATCCTTCTCGAAATCCCCCTTCAGAACGACGGGATACTCTACGAGATAATTCACCGTTTCTAAGAGCTCCGGGTCGTCCTCGACTGTCCCGCCTATAGACTCCGCGAGCCTCCTCACGTCTTCCCTGATTATGCCCTTCCTCTTCTCCTGATCTAAAACGACGAACCCCTCTTCGAGCCCGCGGGAATAATCCTCCCACCCTGCTGCCTTAAAGGGCCTCGGGCTTATGAACCTGTGCCCGCGGCTTTTATTCCCGCTCTTCACGTCGCCGAGCGCGAACGAAATCGTCTTCCCGCCGCAAACGGCCAGGATCCACCTTATCGGCCTTGCGAAGGTTACGTCCCCGTCTCCCCACTTCATCGATTTTCTAAAAGGTATTGATGTGATTATTTCAGGTAACAGCTGTTTGAGTATTGCGTCGGTTTTTTGTCCCTTGACCTGCCTTATCACCGCCAGAAGCTCGCCTTTGTCCCTTCTCACTCGGACGAGGTCGCCC belongs to Thermodesulfobacteriota bacterium and includes:
- the glyS gene encoding glycine--tRNA ligase subunit beta, yielding MGKELILEIGTEEIPAGFMNDAIESLASIAARKLGESAVPFEAAEAFGTPRRLVLRVTGLTEKQEDRAVESYGPPVRIAFDAEGNPTKATLGFAKSQGVDVGDLVRVRRDKGELLAVIRQVKGQKTDAILKQLLPEIITSIPFRKSMKWGDGDVTFARPIRWILAVCGGKTISFALGDVKSGNKSRGHRFISPRPFKAAGWEDYSRGLEEGFVVLDQEKRKGIIREDVRRLAESIGGTVEDDPELLETVNYLVEYPVVLKGDFEKDFLELPKEVLISVMKNHQKYFAVFSKAEPEKLLPHFIFVSGTRVKDSGVVSKGNERVIRARFTDARFFYDEDRNTGLESCLEKLKGMVFLSEIGSYYDKTERLKELAGAIAESIGHEEAAADAVRAAELSKADLATQMVFEFPELQGIMGKYYARLAGEKEEVARAIEEQYMPTSRAGDLPETITGSILSIADKADTISACFIAGLVPTGASDPYALRRQAIGIINIVLEKGFALDPEALFRAGIRAIEDRAGGKFGGKGDETLGGIMDFVRERFRNLMIADGFPQDVVDAVISAGFGDMVETRRKIEALAEFRSAPDFESLGIAFKRVVNIVKGQPAGEVSEALFAEPVERELFTSFESARSGAGERIAERDYKGALAVMKNLKEPVDRFFDNVMVMDKNEDLKRNRLSMLGEIRELFFTIADFSKLST